A window of the Phragmites australis chromosome 20, lpPhrAust1.1, whole genome shotgun sequence genome harbors these coding sequences:
- the LOC133902086 gene encoding DEAD-box ATP-dependent RNA helicase 22-like, whose product MALHHLRLAPLALLRLAGLPPLAPSRLVTRHHHHHLLLFAPPPRPWRILSPAARSRALATAAAEADDAGAGSGDGFFAEESTSWRSLGISDRLAFALRGAGLARPSLVQAACIPHILTTNDVIVAAETGSGKTHGYLVPLIEKLCSKSSPTEDDNSQDTGPGAHNIVLVLCPNVMLCEQVVRMANSLLDESGKPLKSAAAVCGPKGWPAAQPDILVATPAALLNYLFDYDPEKRRRERFLRRVKFIVFDEADMLLCGSFENQVIRLIHMLRFDEKLLSRAKDSGEEVSLGDADEYHEDSDSESAEFSGVDDETEDSHVNDRPVKLENGHIGGRKDWRRVRKIYSRSKQYVFVAATLPQSGKKTAGGVLKRMFPDAVWVSGTYLHRHNPRLERRWIEVTADTQVDALLDAVKYGLKSEVQDPNIAPKRTMVFTNTVDAANSVSDILKRVGIPCIVYHRESSLDERAKNLQTFRENGGVLVCTDAAARGLDVPNVSHIIQAEFAACAVDFLHRVGRTARAGQSGIVTSLYTEANRDLVRAVRQAEESAQPVEGAFSRKRSFRNKLKKQRAKVLF is encoded by the exons ATGGCGCTGCACCACCTCCGCCTCGCGCCGCTCGCGCTCCTCCGCCTCGCGGGCCTCCCGCCTCTCGCCCCCTCCCGTCTCGTCacgcgccaccaccaccaccacctcctcctcttcgcgccgccgcctcggccgtgGCGCATCCTTTCGCCCGCCGCGAGGTCGCGCGCGCTCGCCACcgccgcggccgaggccgaCGACGCCGGCGCAGGCTCGGGTGACGGCTTCTTCGCAGAGGAGAGCACGTCGTGGAGGTCCCTCGGCATATCCGACCGCCTTGCGTTCGCCTTGCGTGGGGCTGGGCTCGCGAGGCCTTCCCTTGTGCAG GCAGCCTGTATACCACATATTCTCACGACGAATGATGTAATTGTTGCAGCAGAGACTGGAAGTGGCAAAACTCATGGTTACCTTGTTCCGTTGATTGAAAAGTTGTGCTCCAAATCTTCTCCAACAGAAGATGATAATTCCCAGGACACTGGCCCAGGGGCACATAATATCGTATTAGTCCTTTGTCCCAATGTTATGCTTTGTGAGCAAGTTGTTCGCATGGCTAATTCGTTGCTTGATGAGTCTGGTAAACCTCTTAAGAGTGCTGCTGCTGTTTGTGGGCCGAAG GGTTGGCCAGCTGCTCAGCCAGATATTCTTGTAGCCACTCCAGCTGCTCtcttaaattatttatttgaCTATGACCCAGAAAAGAGGCGAAGAGAGAGATTCCTGCGTCgtgtaaaattcata GTATTTGATGAGGCAGACATGCTACTTTGTGGAAGTTTTGAGAACCAGGTCATTCGTCTCATCCATATGCTGAGATTTGACGAAAAGCTACTGTCTAGAGCGAAAGATTCTGGAGAGGAAGTATCACTTGGGGATGCCGATGAATATCATGAGGATTCCGACTCTGAGAGTGCTGAGTTTAGTGGTGTTGATGATGAAACTGAAGACAGTCATGTTAATGATAGACCAGTCAAGTTGGAGAATGGTCACATTGGAGGACGCAAGGACTGGAGGAGGGTTAGAAAAATTTATAGCCGGAGCAAGCAGTATGTCTTTGTTGCTGCCACCCTTCCTCAGAGTGGCAAAAAGACTGCTGGTGGTGTTCTGAAACGTATGTTTCCTGATGCTGTATGGGTTAGTGGCACTTATCTGCACCGCCATAACCCTAG ATTAGAGCGAAGATGGATAGAGGTCACTGCTGATACACAAGTTGATGCTCTTCTGGATGCTGTAAAATATGGCCTAAAGAGTGAAGTTCAGGATCCAAATATTGCTCCAAAACGCACTATGGTGTTCACAAACACTGTTGATGCTGCTAATTCGGTCTCTGACATATTGAAGCGAGTTGGTATTCCATGCATTGTATACCACCGTGAGAGTTCCCTAGATGAAAGGgcaaaaaatttgcaaacttttcgGGAAAATGGTGGAGTGCTTGTATGCACTGATGCCGCAGCTCGCGGGCTTGACGTACCGAATGTTTCTCATATCATTCAG GCGGAGTTTGCTGCCTGCGCTGTTGACTTTTTGCACAGGGTGGGTCGCACGGCCAGAGCTGGCCAATCTGGCATAGTAACCAGCCTATACACAGAGGCGAATCGCGATCTTGTAAGAGCAGTCCGCCAAGCAGAGGAGTCGGCCCAGCCAGTG GAGGGAGCATTCAGCAGGAAAAGAAGCTTCCGCAACAAGTTGAAGAAGCAAAGGGCTAAAGTATTGTTCTGA